One region of Baekduia soli genomic DNA includes:
- a CDS encoding polysaccharide biosynthesis tyrosine autokinase → MNDALDPSPSRTTLQSYLRILRRQWWVPAVTTVVALLAAIVYTQTATPKYSASTKIVVGQGRALFGADASGAVQPFTQTMTDLLQSDVVARETISRRHLDLTPQQLLSRLSVTSNPDTSVLQVSYEDTDVRRATRTLATIAGVFVDLVDRQQGTASSSGASSTTPSASQSAAVSATVFDPAHPNPDQVSPHVKRTLALALILGVIAGVLLAFLRDVLSGRIRSQEEAGEAFGATVLATLPPAVLGTKPSQVAFLPKALSGQVAESVQLLAASLRFSGPRKESGVIVVTSARPEDGKSTVVAHVSSVLARTGAWVIAVEADMYRPTLHRLLDVEAAGEGLTDVLSGHRQLEDVLVEVPAVQLAPVNGNGRPPAAEEVRLQLLPAGTPHPLPAELLSLGTTGELVAHLRRISEYVVIDTPPMLLSGDSFPLLQLADLVIVVCREGETSRDEAQSVRSRLAGLGVENYHIVLTNSSQAEQRTYGYSYAD, encoded by the coding sequence ATGAACGACGCACTCGACCCCAGCCCCTCGCGCACCACCCTGCAGAGCTACCTGCGCATCCTGCGCCGGCAGTGGTGGGTCCCGGCCGTCACGACGGTCGTCGCGCTGCTGGCCGCGATCGTCTACACGCAGACGGCGACGCCCAAGTACTCCGCCTCGACGAAGATCGTCGTCGGCCAGGGCCGCGCGCTGTTCGGCGCGGACGCCTCCGGCGCCGTGCAGCCGTTCACCCAGACGATGACCGACCTCCTGCAGAGCGACGTCGTGGCGCGGGAGACGATCAGCCGGCGTCACCTGGACCTGACGCCCCAGCAGCTGCTCAGCCGCCTGTCGGTGACGAGCAACCCGGACACCTCGGTCCTGCAGGTCTCCTACGAGGACACCGACGTCCGGCGCGCCACCCGCACGCTGGCGACCATCGCGGGCGTCTTCGTCGACCTCGTCGACCGCCAGCAGGGCACCGCGTCCTCCTCGGGCGCGTCGAGCACGACGCCGTCGGCGTCGCAGTCGGCGGCCGTCAGCGCGACGGTCTTCGACCCCGCCCATCCCAACCCCGACCAGGTCTCACCGCACGTCAAGCGCACGCTCGCGCTGGCGCTCATCCTCGGCGTGATCGCCGGCGTGCTGCTGGCCTTCCTGCGCGACGTCCTGTCGGGCCGGATCCGCAGCCAGGAGGAGGCCGGCGAGGCGTTCGGCGCCACCGTGCTGGCCACGCTGCCGCCGGCCGTGCTGGGCACCAAGCCCAGCCAGGTCGCGTTCCTGCCCAAGGCCCTGTCGGGCCAGGTGGCCGAGTCGGTGCAGCTGCTGGCCGCGTCGCTGCGGTTCTCGGGCCCGCGCAAGGAGAGCGGCGTCATCGTCGTCACCAGTGCGCGGCCCGAGGACGGCAAGAGCACCGTCGTCGCCCACGTCAGCTCGGTCCTGGCGCGGACCGGCGCCTGGGTCATCGCCGTCGAGGCCGACATGTACCGCCCGACCCTGCACCGCCTGCTCGACGTCGAGGCCGCCGGCGAGGGCCTGACCGACGTGCTCAGCGGCCACCGCCAGCTCGAGGACGTCCTCGTCGAGGTGCCCGCCGTGCAGCTGGCGCCCGTCAACGGCAACGGCCGCCCGCCCGCGGCCGAGGAGGTACGGCTGCAGCTCCTGCCCGCCGGCACCCCGCACCCGCTGCCCGCCGAGCTGCTGTCCCTGGGCACGACGGGCGAGCTCGTCGCCCACCTGCGCAGGATCAGCGAGTACGTCGTCATCGACACGCCGCCGATGCTGCTGTCGGGCGACTCGTTCCCCCTGCTGCAGCTCGCCGACCTCGTGATCGTCGTCTGCCGCGAGGGCGAGACGTCGCGCGACGAGGCCCAGTCGGTGCGCTCGCGGCTCGCCGGCCTCGGCGTCGAGAACTACCACATCGTGTTGACCAACTCGTCCCAGGCCGAGCAGCGGACCTACGGCTATTCCTACGCCGACTGA
- a CDS encoding polysaccharide deacetylase family protein — protein sequence MREPIVLCYHAISRSWNVPLTVTPDRLATQLRALLRLGYVPATFSDALLRPRHERTFVITFDDAYRSVRDEALPVLEHFGVPATLYVPTGWVGRRAEWEDMDAWRREGELEELDLMTWDEIRSLADHGWEIGSHTNDHRRLPTLDDATLAHELVLSRELVEAEVGRPCLSIAYPFGDVDARVVAAAQQAGYRTGAGLPSAKPTTTHPVSTPLNWRRLGVSPSDHLLRFATKLVVNRSPHTGPGPARPDPNPASVPARPDAPSAASPRVAVIIPCFNDGVLAKEAVASALTGEAVELVVIDDCSTQPETAVALDELRAEGVRVIRHEVNQGLSAARRTGLAATTAPYVFPLDSDDLLVDGALTRLADRLDADPEAVATWGDVVEFGTRQRRGVVPLRLEGYRVAFRNDYPVCSLFRRDALVRVGGWNDVGGMVGYEDWNLWMTFAERWDLALHAGPGVVAVRRRLHGPRMLGDSIGRHRKLYAELKRTHPRLFAEIGRHRRHSSLSPLKKLAYPVVFGARPPLGLRNAAWAAGEALQRRLGK from the coding sequence ATGAGAGAGCCGATCGTCCTCTGCTACCACGCCATCAGCCGCAGCTGGAACGTGCCGCTGACCGTCACCCCGGATCGTCTCGCCACGCAGCTCCGGGCGCTGCTGCGGCTGGGCTACGTGCCCGCGACGTTCTCCGACGCGCTCCTGCGCCCGCGCCACGAGCGCACGTTCGTCATCACCTTCGACGACGCCTACAGGTCGGTGCGCGACGAGGCCCTGCCGGTCCTCGAGCACTTCGGCGTGCCCGCGACCCTCTACGTGCCGACGGGCTGGGTCGGCCGCCGCGCCGAGTGGGAGGACATGGACGCCTGGCGCCGCGAGGGCGAGCTCGAGGAGCTCGACCTGATGACCTGGGACGAGATCCGGTCGTTGGCCGACCACGGGTGGGAGATCGGCTCCCACACCAACGACCACCGCCGCCTGCCGACGCTTGACGACGCGACGCTGGCGCACGAGCTCGTGCTGTCGCGCGAGCTCGTCGAGGCCGAGGTGGGCCGGCCGTGCCTGAGCATCGCCTACCCGTTCGGCGACGTCGACGCCCGCGTCGTCGCCGCCGCCCAGCAGGCGGGCTACCGGACCGGGGCGGGCCTCCCGTCGGCCAAGCCGACGACCACCCACCCCGTGTCGACGCCGCTGAACTGGCGGCGGCTGGGCGTCTCGCCGTCCGACCACCTGCTGCGCTTCGCCACCAAGCTCGTGGTCAACCGCTCGCCGCACACGGGCCCGGGGCCCGCTCGGCCCGACCCCAACCCGGCGTCCGTGCCCGCCAGGCCCGATGCGCCGAGTGCGGCGTCGCCCCGCGTCGCTGTGATCATCCCCTGCTTCAACGATGGCGTCCTGGCCAAGGAGGCCGTGGCCTCCGCCCTGACCGGCGAGGCCGTCGAGCTGGTCGTGATCGACGACTGCTCGACCCAGCCCGAGACCGCCGTCGCGCTCGACGAGCTGCGGGCCGAGGGCGTGCGCGTGATCCGCCACGAGGTCAACCAGGGCCTCTCGGCCGCGCGGCGCACCGGCCTGGCGGCCACGACGGCGCCCTACGTGTTCCCGCTGGACTCCGACGACCTGCTCGTCGACGGCGCGCTGACCCGGCTGGCCGACCGCCTGGACGCCGACCCCGAGGCCGTGGCCACCTGGGGCGACGTGGTCGAGTTCGGGACCCGCCAGCGCCGGGGCGTCGTACCGCTGCGCCTGGAGGGCTACCGCGTGGCCTTCCGGAACGACTACCCCGTGTGCTCGCTGTTCCGGCGCGACGCGCTGGTGCGCGTCGGGGGCTGGAACGACGTGGGCGGCATGGTCGGCTACGAGGACTGGAACCTCTGGATGACGTTCGCCGAGCGCTGGGACCTGGCGCTGCACGCCGGACCCGGCGTCGTCGCGGTGCGCCGCCGGCTGCACGGGCCGCGCATGCTCGGCGACTCCATCGGCCGTCACCGCAAGCTCTACGCCGAGCTGAAGCGGACGCACCCGCGGCTGTTCGCCGAGATCGGGCGCCATCGCCGCCACTCCAGCCTGTCGCCGCTGAAGAAGCTGGCCTACCCGGTCGTCTTCGGCGCGCGCCCGCCGCTCGGGCTGCGCAACGCCGCCTGGGCCGCGGGCGAGGCCCTGCAGCGCCGGCTGGGCAAGTAG
- a CDS encoding alpha/beta hydrolase family protein, translating to MAPASRAFYLDAGGEAVLVRHDAPAGAPSGRGVVLVPPFGWDEVCSYRPRWSWARHLAARGTGVVRLDLPGGGDSAGGPSDDDRLGAWTTAVTAACAWMAGQDDGTDRITLVGLGLGGFVGWQAVAAGAAADDLVLWGVTARGRSHVREVKAFSRLERSRLAELNPGRELAGDEDGAITAGGFVLSAATIAVLEATELRAPGAPWADRRVLVLGRDGAQPDARLVDAARATGAEVAHADGPGWGAMVAEPGSSTPPWAAIAAVDAFLDAGPAGPAGHRARSAAPAEAAEAIIDGVRETPVRVGGVDGVLAEPAQATGPAPVTLLLLNAGSIRRIGPNRMWVELARRWAARGVPSVRLDLPGIGEADGPDSMEGDVGAYYGPEFVAALHEVLDRLAAREGSRRFGAIGLCSGAYWSLQAAIEDERIDRAYLLNTRALVWDPDLGTLRDTRKLGYLAKASTYRRVLRGDIPLRRGAEIARAMAWRLLRALGRQAARAARREPAAPPADPVDAVLDRLRDDGKRGYLLFTGAEPVHEELERTGHLTRLDRWPNLVLETLPELRDVHELKPRELQREVHARLDAAIERDLQAAVRP from the coding sequence GTGGCCCCGGCCAGCCGCGCCTTCTACCTCGACGCCGGCGGCGAGGCCGTCCTCGTCCGCCACGACGCGCCGGCCGGCGCGCCGAGCGGCCGCGGGGTCGTGCTCGTACCGCCGTTCGGCTGGGACGAGGTGTGCTCCTACCGCCCGCGCTGGTCGTGGGCGCGCCACCTGGCCGCGCGCGGGACCGGCGTGGTGCGCCTGGACCTGCCGGGCGGCGGCGACAGCGCCGGCGGCCCGTCCGACGACGACCGCCTCGGCGCGTGGACGACCGCCGTCACCGCCGCGTGCGCCTGGATGGCCGGCCAGGACGACGGCACCGACCGCATCACGCTCGTCGGGCTCGGGCTCGGGGGCTTCGTGGGCTGGCAGGCCGTGGCGGCCGGCGCCGCCGCCGACGACCTGGTCCTCTGGGGCGTCACCGCCCGTGGTCGCTCCCACGTGCGCGAGGTCAAGGCGTTCTCGCGCCTGGAGCGCTCGCGGCTGGCCGAGCTCAACCCGGGGCGCGAGCTGGCCGGCGACGAGGACGGCGCCATCACCGCCGGCGGCTTCGTGCTCTCGGCGGCGACGATCGCGGTCCTCGAGGCGACCGAGCTGCGGGCGCCCGGCGCGCCGTGGGCCGACCGGCGCGTGCTCGTGCTCGGCCGCGACGGCGCCCAGCCCGACGCCCGCCTGGTCGATGCGGCCCGGGCCACGGGCGCCGAGGTCGCCCACGCCGACGGCCCCGGGTGGGGGGCGATGGTCGCCGAGCCCGGCAGCTCGACGCCGCCGTGGGCGGCGATCGCCGCGGTCGACGCGTTCCTGGACGCCGGCCCGGCCGGCCCGGCGGGGCACCGCGCCCGCAGCGCGGCGCCCGCGGAGGCGGCCGAGGCGATCATCGACGGCGTGCGCGAGACGCCGGTGCGCGTCGGCGGCGTCGACGGCGTGCTGGCCGAGCCCGCGCAGGCCACGGGGCCGGCGCCCGTCACGCTGCTGCTGCTCAACGCGGGGTCCATCCGCCGCATCGGGCCCAACCGGATGTGGGTCGAGCTCGCGCGCCGCTGGGCGGCGCGCGGCGTGCCGTCGGTGCGGCTGGACCTCCCGGGGATCGGCGAGGCCGACGGCCCCGACAGCATGGAGGGCGACGTCGGCGCCTACTACGGCCCGGAGTTCGTCGCCGCGCTGCACGAGGTCCTGGACCGCCTGGCGGCGCGCGAGGGCTCCCGGCGCTTCGGCGCCATCGGGCTGTGCTCGGGCGCGTACTGGTCGCTGCAGGCCGCGATCGAGGACGAGCGCATCGACCGCGCCTACCTGCTCAACACGCGCGCGCTGGTCTGGGACCCCGACCTGGGCACGCTGCGCGACACGCGCAAGCTCGGCTACCTGGCCAAGGCCTCCACCTACCGCCGGGTGCTGCGCGGCGACATCCCGCTGCGTCGCGGCGCCGAGATCGCCCGGGCGATGGCCTGGCGGCTCCTGCGGGCGCTGGGCCGCCAGGCCGCGCGCGCGGCCAGGCGCGAGCCTGCCGCGCCGCCGGCCGATCCCGTCGACGCCGTGCTGGACCGGCTGCGCGACGACGGCAAGCGCGGCTACCTGCTCTTCACCGGCGCCGAGCCCGTCCACGAGGAGCTGGAGCGCACGGGCCACCTGACGCGCCTGGACCGCTGGCCCAACCTCGTGCTCGAGACGCTGCCCGAGCTGCGCGACGTCCACGAGCTCAAGCCGCGCGAGCTGCAGCGCGAGGTCCACGCCCGCCTCGACGCGGCGATCGAGCGCGACCTGCAGGCCGCCGTCAGGCCGTAG
- a CDS encoding glycosyltransferase family 2 protein, which yields MSVVVPTHQRRDQLDAVLDELLANVAPAELVIVDDGSTDGTAEMLAARAAREPRLRPIAQANQGAGAARLAGVRHARGEVVVLLDDDVVPAPGVVARHAVRHAADPSLVLVGYMPVAAGPRDARSYPREAYARTYEAHVRGWEEAPGSVLGSLWAGHLSVRRDAYLAVAPQLEQDVASYHTDLLLGLRLEAAGLHGEFDRTLTSVHHYVRSPEGFVRDAASSGRGLVDAHERHADRLGALDLAVLTDDLPRPAAWLVLRARVASWPRRLLDAAIVALGLAHAYTLQRFAGRLQWRMVQQQEMLARLRELHG from the coding sequence GTGTCGGTCGTGGTCCCGACGCACCAGCGCCGCGACCAGCTCGACGCCGTCCTCGACGAGCTGCTGGCCAACGTCGCGCCCGCCGAGCTCGTGATCGTCGACGACGGCTCGACCGACGGCACCGCCGAGATGCTGGCCGCCCGCGCGGCCCGCGAGCCGCGCCTGCGCCCGATCGCGCAGGCCAACCAGGGCGCCGGGGCCGCGCGCCTGGCCGGCGTCCGCCACGCCCGCGGCGAGGTCGTCGTGCTCCTCGACGACGACGTGGTCCCGGCCCCGGGCGTCGTGGCCCGCCACGCCGTCCGCCACGCCGCCGACCCGTCCCTCGTGCTCGTGGGCTACATGCCGGTCGCCGCCGGGCCGCGCGACGCCCGCTCCTACCCGCGCGAGGCCTACGCGCGGACCTACGAGGCCCACGTGCGCGGCTGGGAGGAGGCCCCCGGGTCCGTCCTGGGATCCCTCTGGGCCGGCCACCTGTCCGTGCGCCGCGACGCCTACCTGGCGGTCGCGCCGCAGCTCGAGCAGGACGTCGCCTCCTACCACACCGACCTGCTGCTGGGCCTGCGGCTGGAGGCGGCCGGCCTGCACGGCGAGTTCGACCGCACCCTGACCAGCGTCCATCACTACGTCCGCTCGCCCGAGGGCTTCGTGCGCGACGCGGCCAGCTCGGGACGGGGCCTCGTCGACGCCCACGAGCGCCACGCCGACCGCCTCGGCGCGCTGGACCTCGCCGTCCTGACCGACGACCTGCCGCGCCCCGCCGCCTGGCTCGTGCTGCGCGCCCGCGTCGCGTCCTGGCCCCGGCGCCTGCTCGACGCCGCGATCGTCGCCCTGGGCCTGGCCCACGCCTACACCCTGCAGCGCTTCGCCGGGCGGCTGCAGTGGCGCATGGTCCAGCAGCAGGAGATGCTGGCGCGCCTGCGGGAGCTGCACGGATGA
- a CDS encoding oligosaccharide flippase family protein: MEEKAVRGVPWTFLGLAVSKTVTTLTTLVLAHLVAPSDFGLMAIGLIVVNFLFWFGGISFGATLVVHQELDRRGQGTVFSLALAGAAGATAVAAGLAPVGASVMHQPRLTSVLLALSAAVLISGVGSFYESLLQSQLEFRRRFAGLAVQTVAFSGVSITLAALGAGVWSLVAGQIASMGLFAAVLFVLAPYRVAPAWDPAVARTVFATGRGFFTQGITVFIRQNADTVMVGRTFGAAPIGYYSMAFRFGDLTYSALADPIARVTFPAFARSRANNDDVRPAFLTVLRLVALFTVPAGVLLSAAGGPFTHAFFGADWSPMIGVLGVVGLWAAVRPVESTLSWLLNSLGRAGAVGWVALFVLVPLVVGLVFAVRSHELALVACVPLADTLISFSVLTALVRRHAGVPALDLWRALRWVAVCGAADWVVTRLVVEALGSTPALVALVLSATAGLGAFVLGLAMCDRGLLTSALRQVARVAGRAPAPAPTA, translated from the coding sequence ATGGAGGAGAAGGCCGTCCGCGGGGTGCCCTGGACGTTCCTGGGCCTGGCCGTCAGCAAGACGGTGACCACCCTGACCACGCTCGTGCTGGCCCACCTGGTCGCACCGTCGGACTTCGGGCTCATGGCCATCGGCCTCATCGTCGTCAACTTCCTGTTCTGGTTCGGCGGCATCTCGTTCGGGGCGACGCTCGTCGTCCACCAGGAGCTCGACCGCCGCGGGCAGGGGACGGTCTTCTCGCTGGCGCTGGCCGGCGCAGCCGGCGCCACGGCGGTGGCGGCGGGGCTGGCCCCGGTCGGCGCCTCCGTCATGCACCAGCCGCGCCTGACGAGCGTGCTGCTGGCGCTGTCGGCCGCCGTGCTCATCAGCGGCGTGGGCTCGTTCTACGAGTCGCTGCTGCAGAGCCAGCTCGAGTTCCGCCGCCGCTTCGCCGGCCTGGCCGTGCAGACCGTGGCGTTCTCGGGGGTCTCCATCACGCTGGCCGCGCTGGGCGCGGGTGTGTGGAGCCTGGTCGCCGGCCAGATCGCCTCCATGGGCCTGTTCGCGGCCGTGCTGTTCGTGCTGGCGCCCTACCGGGTGGCGCCCGCGTGGGACCCGGCGGTCGCGCGCACGGTGTTCGCGACGGGCCGAGGGTTCTTCACGCAGGGCATCACGGTCTTCATCCGCCAGAACGCCGACACGGTGATGGTCGGGCGCACCTTCGGCGCCGCGCCCATCGGCTACTACTCCATGGCCTTCCGCTTCGGCGACCTGACCTACTCGGCGCTGGCCGACCCGATCGCGCGCGTCACGTTCCCCGCCTTCGCGCGCAGCCGGGCCAACAACGACGACGTGCGCCCGGCCTTCCTGACCGTCCTGCGCCTCGTCGCGCTGTTCACCGTGCCGGCCGGCGTGCTGCTCAGCGCAGCCGGCGGCCCGTTCACGCACGCGTTCTTCGGGGCCGACTGGTCACCGATGATCGGCGTGCTGGGCGTCGTCGGGCTCTGGGCCGCCGTGCGGCCCGTCGAGTCGACGCTGAGCTGGCTGCTGAACTCGCTCGGGCGCGCGGGCGCCGTGGGCTGGGTCGCGCTGTTCGTCCTCGTGCCGCTCGTCGTCGGCCTCGTGTTCGCCGTGCGCTCGCACGAGCTCGCGCTCGTGGCCTGCGTGCCGCTGGCCGACACGTTGATCTCCTTCTCGGTGCTGACCGCGCTGGTGCGCCGCCACGCCGGCGTGCCGGCGCTGGACCTGTGGCGGGCGCTGCGCTGGGTCGCGGTGTGCGGCGCGGCCGACTGGGTCGTCACGCGGCTGGTCGTCGAGGCCCTGGGCTCCACGCCCGCCCTCGTCGCCCTGGTGCTCAGCGCGACCGCCGGGCTCGGCGCCTTCGTGCTGGGCCTGGCGATGTGCGACCGCGGGCTGCTGACGTCGGCCCTGCGCCAGGTCGCGCGCGTCGCCGGCCGCGCCCCGGCGCCGGCCCCTACGGCCTGA
- a CDS encoding glycosyltransferase family 4 protein has protein sequence MRLAAYSDDPYARADGPVGAEMPFALFLAGLGDAADGLVLLGRVQPGHHEPLVALPDGLRFVELPWWEDLSRPAGMLRALPGSLRVFWRVAGEVDGVLLFGPSPLGVAFALLTRLRGRRLALGVRMDYVSYVTHRHPGRRSLAWIAGTLDAAWRLLARRTPTIVVGAGLAARYRRAPRLLEVWVSLVRDAQVHAPAREEPGATGPIRVLTVGRVDTEKNPLLLADILARLRAGGADWRLTVCGDGPLLGALRERAEALGVAEHLDLRGFVGPSDGLADLYRDADMFLHVSWTEGMPQVLVEAWAAGLPVVATDVGGVAAAVGSDGGLLVAPGDAGAASAALQRIAGDAGLRARLGAGSLRRAREHTLERETARIATFLAGSR, from the coding sequence ATGCGGCTGGCCGCCTACAGCGACGACCCCTACGCGCGCGCCGACGGCCCCGTCGGCGCGGAGATGCCCTTCGCGCTGTTCCTGGCCGGCCTCGGCGACGCCGCCGACGGCCTCGTGCTGCTCGGCCGGGTGCAGCCCGGCCACCATGAGCCCCTCGTGGCGCTGCCCGACGGCCTGCGCTTCGTCGAGCTGCCCTGGTGGGAGGACCTCTCGCGTCCTGCCGGCATGCTCCGCGCACTCCCCGGCTCGCTGCGGGTCTTCTGGCGCGTCGCGGGCGAGGTCGACGGCGTGCTGCTGTTCGGCCCCTCCCCGCTCGGCGTGGCCTTCGCCCTGCTCACGCGCCTGCGCGGGCGGCGGCTGGCGCTGGGCGTGCGGATGGACTACGTCAGCTACGTGACGCACCGCCATCCCGGCCGCCGGTCCCTGGCGTGGATCGCGGGCACCCTGGATGCGGCCTGGCGGCTGCTGGCCCGCCGCACGCCGACCATCGTGGTCGGCGCCGGCCTGGCGGCCCGCTACCGGCGCGCCCCGCGGCTGCTGGAGGTCTGGGTCTCGCTCGTGCGCGATGCCCAGGTCCACGCGCCCGCGCGTGAGGAGCCCGGTGCCACCGGCCCGATCCGGGTCCTGACCGTCGGGCGCGTCGACACGGAGAAGAACCCGCTGCTGCTGGCCGACATCCTGGCCCGCCTGCGCGCCGGCGGCGCGGACTGGCGCCTGACCGTGTGCGGCGACGGCCCGCTGCTGGGCGCGCTGCGCGAGCGCGCGGAGGCGCTGGGCGTCGCCGAGCACCTCGATCTGCGGGGCTTCGTCGGGCCGTCCGACGGGCTGGCCGACCTGTACCGTGACGCCGACATGTTCCTGCACGTCTCCTGGACCGAGGGGATGCCTCAGGTGCTTGTGGAGGCCTGGGCCGCCGGCCTTCCGGTCGTGGCGACCGACGTGGGTGGCGTCGCGGCGGCCGTCGGCTCCGACGGCGGGCTCCTCGTCGCCCCCGGCGACGCCGGGGCGGCCTCCGCAGCCCTGCAGCGCATCGCCGGCGATGCCGGCCTGCGCGCGCGCCTGGGCGCCGGCAGCCTGCGGCGCGCACGGGAGCACACCCTCGAGCGCGAGACCGCGCGCATCGCCACGTTCCTGGCCGGGAGCCGCTGA
- a CDS encoding O-antigen ligase family protein has protein sequence MGVSGLGHTAFLPLRRRPLVLGSAWLWAAIAVALGAIMGVAIGLGGAQAGILVALLPIGVALLARPDWLPVALVVTVFAEAYSIGGVSISRVAGPLALALLLLQVRHDSPARLAGLNRPLIAAVVGYALWAFASTLWSVDVTMEGFSNGTGTPYALLSLSLSAIYLMAIAALVRTERHVLAVVVVVWLMSSVMGLVAIGEFLTGTARAVGVSGDANFFASLQIVAIPLGAVLAGHVRSGLQRAVVLAGVGIAVGSVFTSLSRGGILALCGLTLLLAFQPARAFFRTRARKRLFLAALAVGAGVLLTLSFSALSARTSSLFTTADGGSGRANLWLAAGTGIGQHPLTGLGFGAFPSRANDLMRMTPGVDFSAYALRPGGQPVHNAYLESLVELGPLGLVLFLLVLGLTLRSFRRSAKLADERGSPLLTGVARALQLSLIGFALTSILLSTETDRTLWVLMGLALTLPRIVAATPAPRRRTAS, from the coding sequence GTGGGCGTCTCCGGCCTCGGCCACACCGCCTTCCTCCCGCTGCGCCGGCGGCCGCTGGTCCTGGGCAGCGCCTGGCTGTGGGCTGCGATCGCGGTCGCCCTCGGCGCGATCATGGGCGTGGCGATCGGGCTGGGCGGCGCCCAGGCCGGCATCCTGGTGGCGCTGCTGCCGATCGGCGTCGCGCTGCTGGCCCGCCCGGACTGGCTGCCCGTCGCGCTCGTGGTCACGGTCTTCGCCGAGGCCTACAGCATCGGCGGCGTCTCGATCTCGCGCGTCGCCGGGCCGCTGGCCCTCGCGCTGCTGCTGCTGCAGGTGCGCCACGACAGCCCCGCCCGGCTGGCCGGGCTGAACCGCCCGCTCATCGCGGCCGTCGTGGGCTATGCGCTGTGGGCGTTCGCGAGCACGCTGTGGAGCGTGGACGTGACGATGGAGGGCTTCTCCAACGGCACGGGCACGCCCTACGCGCTGCTGTCGCTGTCGCTGTCGGCGATCTACCTCATGGCGATCGCGGCGCTCGTGCGCACCGAGCGCCACGTGCTGGCCGTCGTCGTGGTCGTCTGGCTCATGTCCTCGGTCATGGGGCTCGTCGCGATCGGTGAGTTCCTGACGGGCACCGCGCGGGCCGTCGGCGTCAGCGGCGACGCGAACTTCTTCGCCTCCCTGCAGATCGTGGCGATCCCGCTCGGCGCCGTGCTGGCCGGCCACGTCCGGTCGGGGCTGCAGCGCGCGGTCGTCCTGGCGGGCGTCGGCATCGCGGTCGGCTCGGTCTTCACCTCCCTGTCGCGCGGCGGCATCCTGGCCCTGTGCGGCCTGACCCTGCTGCTGGCCTTCCAGCCCGCGCGGGCGTTCTTCCGCACCCGTGCGCGCAAGCGCCTGTTCCTCGCCGCCCTGGCCGTCGGCGCCGGCGTCCTGCTGACGCTGTCCTTCAGCGCCCTGTCGGCCCGCACCTCGTCGCTGTTCACGACGGCCGACGGGGGCTCGGGCCGGGCCAACCTCTGGCTGGCCGCCGGGACCGGGATCGGCCAGCACCCGCTGACCGGCCTGGGCTTCGGGGCGTTCCCGAGCCGGGCCAACGACCTCATGCGCATGACCCCGGGCGTGGACTTCAGCGCCTACGCGCTGCGCCCCGGGGGCCAGCCCGTCCACAACGCCTACCTCGAGTCGCTCGTCGAGCTCGGCCCGTTGGGCCTGGTGCTCTTCCTCCTCGTCCTCGGGCTGACGCTGCGATCGTTCCGGCGCAGCGCGAAGCTCGCCGACGAGCGCGGATCCCCGCTGCTGACGGGCGTGGCGCGCGCGCTACAGCTTTCGCTGATCGGCTTCGCCCTCACCTCCATCCTCTTGTCGACCGAGACCGACCGGACCCTGTGGGTCCTCATGGGTCTGGCCCTCACCCTGCCGCGCATCGTCGCGGCAACCCCGGCGCCAAGGAGGCGCACGGCATCATGA